DNA sequence from the Streptomyces tsukubensis genome:
CGACGCTGAGCCTGCGCGCGGGCACCGGGGCGGGCGGGGGTACGGGGGTGAGCAGCCGGGCCTGGGAGATCAGCCGGACCCGGCCGCCGATCTCGACCTCGCCGTCGGGGCCGGGGGCGGTGAGGATCTGCGAGCCCCGGCCCTGGGTGATGTTCAGGGCCCGGCCGAGCCGGTCGGTCAGCAGCAGCGCACCGCCGCCACCGGCCTCGTCCTCGATGCCGGTGCCGGTGCCGTCGGGCTCGGGGACCGCGGTGAGGCCGGGGGCTCCGGACGCTTCGGCGCCGGGGAAGGCCCGGGCGCGGATCCGGCCCGCCCTCTCGTCCTCCCAGGCCCAGGCGTAGCGCGGGGTGCCGCCGGGCGGCGGGACGGGCAGTGCGTCGACCTCGGCCGGGCTCGCGTACCACTCCAGTGTGTACGGGGATGCCCAGGCGGCGCGGACGGTGATCCAGGTGAACTCGCCGTCGCCGCGGGTCCAGACCGTTCCGGCGGGCGGGTTCAGCTCCTCCAGGTCGAGAAGCCAGGCGGCGCCGACGAGGGCGTGCGGGGCGAAGGGGAGCCGGGCGCCGGGCGCGTGGAGGTCGAGGACGCCGCGCTCCGGGTCGTCGACGAACACGGTGTCGCCGCCGCTGCCGCCCGCCAGGGCCCGGCGGGAGGCCGGATCGCGGTAGGGGCGGGGGTCGCGTACGACGGACAGGGCGCTGCCGTGCCGGCCGTCGGCGGCACAGAAGACGCGCAGGACGTCGAGCTGTTGGCGTTCGTTCACCCGGGCATTGAAGCACCGGTGAACCGTGTACGTGCCCGGTGTCCCCAATCCGTCACCAACGCCACACGGACGGCCGGGTGGGCGCGCCCGCGCGACAGCGGGCGGCGACGGCCCGTCGGGGCCGTCGCCGCCCGGTCGGTCAGGAGGCCTGCGCCTGCTTGCGGCGGCGCGTCAGGAAGACGGCGCCCGCACCCGCCGCCGCGATGCCCGCGGCGGCGGCGAGCAGCCCGCCGGTCGGGGCCCCGGCGCCGGTGGCGGCGAGGGAGCCGCCCGTCGAATCAGCTGTCGCATCGCCTGTGGAACCGCCCGTGGAGCCGCCGACGGACCCTCCGGTGGTGCCTCCGGTCGTACCGCCGCCGGTCGTCGCACCGCCGTCGGTGGACGAGCCTCCGGTGGCCGAGCCTCCGGTGGAGCCACCGCTCGACGAACCGGCCGAGGAACCGGCCGAGGAACCGGCCGGACCGCCCGGCAGCTGACCGGACTTGTCCAGGGAGACCGCGACCGTCAGCGGGTCCAGTGCGACGCCCGGCTTGTACATCCCGCTGAACGCCTTGGCGCTGCCGTCGGCGGTGAGCACAACGGGCACTCCGCCGAGGGTGACGACCTTGTTCTTCTCCTTCAGCGCGCCCGCGGGCACAGTGAGGGTGCCGATGCCGAGATCGTTGTACGAGGCGGGCTTGCCGGTGTCCTTGTCCTTGGTGGACACATCCGCCGAGAGCACACCCTTGGTGCCGTCGACCGTCACCCGGAGGTCGCTGAGGCGCAGGTCGAGGAGGTACTCCTTGGTGTCCGGCTTCTGGTGGCCGAGGAAGCGCACCTGGCCGTCGAAGGACGCCTTGAGGGTCTTGCCCGCGGCGTCGAAGCTGCCCTTCCCCTTGGGGAAGCGGTAGCCGTCGGCGGTGGTCTTCGTACCGCCGGAGACTTCGATCTTCCCCTGGCCGAAGCCGGTGGTCACGTACTCGCGGAAGCTCGCCTTCACACCCCAGTCGAGGTTGCCGTCGACCAGGGCACCGGGGTCGGTCTCGGATCCGCCGCCGGTTGCGCCGCCGTTGCCGGTCCCGGCGGTGGTGCCGGTGCTCGTGCCCGCACTCGTACCCGCGCTGGTCCCGGCACTCGTACCCGTACTCGTACCACTGCTCGTACCGGTGCTCGTACCGGTGCTCGTGCCGCCGCCCGGGCCGCCGGGCGACGAGCCGAGCGTCACGCTCAGGTTCACGGGGTCCAGCACCTGCCCCGCCTTGTACGGGAGCGCCAGGGCGTCCGCGCCCGCCGCGGTCAGCTTCGCCGGGATGTTCTTGAAGAGCATCGGCCCGGTCCGACCGGCGCTGCGCTCGGCCTTCGCCACATCGAGCGCGGCGAGTTCGACGTCCTCCGACTTCTTGTCGCCGGAGGTGACGTCGGCCGTGACGGCGCCGTTGACGCGGTCACCGCTGTACTTGAGGTCCGAGAGGGTGACCCGGAACCGGTGCTTCGCGGAGGTGAAGGTCACCGAGCCCTTGAAGTCGGTGGTGGTGGTCGCGGTCGCCCCGTCGTAGGAGCCGGTGCCGTCGGGGAAGGTGAACGGACCGTTGTTCGCGGCCTGGCGGGCTCCGTCGGCGACGGTGATCGTGCCTTCGGCGCTGCCGACGACATAGCCGCGGAAGTCCTCCAGGAAGCCCCAGTCCAGGGTGCCCGCCGTCAGCGGGATCCCGGCCGCGGCCGCCGTACGGGTGTCGGCGGCGGCCGGGGCGGTTTCGGGGGCCGCCGCGAAGGCCGGGAGGCTGAGGGCGGTGGCGCCGAGCGCGACCGCGGTGGCGGACGCGGCGACGATGGCCGTACGGCGTCGACTCGTTGCTGACATGAGGGTTCTGCTCCTGCGGTTCGGGGGTGATTCGGGGGGAGGGGGGTGGGGTCAGTCGGTGGTCGTGGTGCCGGGCGCCGCCGTCACGCGCCTGCGGCGGCGGACGGCATAGAGGGCGATCGCCGACGCGGCGGCGAGGACGCCCGCGCCGACGGCGATGAACACACCGGAGGAAGCAGAGGAATCGGCGGCGGACGCGGCCGGAGCGGCATCGGGGGCCGCCGCCGAGGGGGACGGGGCGGCCGAGGGGGTCTCGGCGGCCGGTGCGCTGCCCAGATCGGGCAGGGCCGGGAGCCGGGCGCCCGCGTCGACGGCCACGGCGAGGGAGACCGGGTCCATCTCGGTGCCCGCCTTGTACATGTTCCCGAAGGCCTGCGCGCCGCCCGCAGTGAGCGTGGCCGGGGCCTCGGTGAGGGCCGCGAGGCCGTTCTTCGGGGCGAATCCGGTGGCGGGGAAGGTGATCAGCGGTACGGCCGGTGTGGTGCGGGTGCCGTTCGCGACGTCGGCGCTGAGGACGCCCTTGCCGCCGCTGATCTTCGCGGTGACCTTGGTAAGGGTGAGGTCGAGGTGCTGTCCGGTGAAGCGGACGGCACCGGTGAAGACCGCGTCCAGGCTCTGTGTCTTCGGGTCGTACGTGCCCTTGCCGCTCGGGAAGCGGAACAGGGCGCCGCCGTCCTGCGCACCGCCGGAGAGGGTCCACTTGCCCTGGGCGATGGAGCCGGTGACGTACTCGCGGAAGGTGCGGCGGACGCCCCAGTCGACGGCGGCGTCGCGCAGAGCGCCCCGGGCGGTGTCCTTCGCCGTGGCGCTCGGCTTCGTCTCGGGGGTGGGCTTCGGCGGGGCGGCGGACTGCCGGGGTTCGACGACGTCGACGCCGAGGCTGATCGGGTCGAGGGGGGTGCCCGCGGTGTAGAACCCGGCGAAGGCGGTGGCGCCCTGGCCGGTGAGGGTGGCGGGGATGTTGTTCAGCCGGACCGGACCGCGGCCGCCGCGCATGTTCACCCCGGAGAGGTTGAGCGCGGCGAAGGGCACCTGGGTGGAGGTGGTGACCTTGCCGGTGGTGCGGGCCTTGCTGACCATATCGACGTGGAGGGTGCCGCGGCCGCCGGAGATCCTGACCGTGGGGCGGCTGACGGAGAGTTCGAGTTCGTTGCTGCCGTCGGGCTTGCGGTGTCCGGTGAAGCGGACGCCGCCGCTGAAGCGGGCTTCGAAGGCACCCGTTTCGGGGTTGTACGAACCCTTGGCGGAGTGGAAGCGGAACTGGCTGCCGCCGATGGTGGCGGCACCTCCCGTCAGCCGGTAGTTGCCGTTGGCGATGGGGCCGGTGACATACGTCTGGAACGAGGACTTGATGCCCCAGTCGAGTCGGCCGCCGGACACCGTGCCTTCGGCCGCCCGGGCGGCCCCGGCCGGGAGCAGCGCCCCGAGCAGGGCCGCGAGCAGCGCGGCGGCGAACGCCCGGGCCGGTCGGTACGGCGGCATGGAAACCCTCCTGGGTACGGCGGAGCCCGCGGACGGCCGCGGGTACGGGAACGGGTGGGCCTTCCGCACGGCCGCGGGGGCGGGGGCGGAAAGCGGGCACGGCAGGCGGGGGTGGGGTGCACCACCCTGGCCAGCAAGGTAAGGCTAACCTAAGCTAACTTCGGTCTGTCCGGGTAGCCCCGTACGCCCCGGATTCGGGACGGCGCGGGCGGCCGGGACATGTCCCCGCACGATCCGGCGACGCCATGCCCCAGCCCTGGACGACGCCTCCGCCACGAAGACAGGACGGTGCCCCGGTGCCAACGGACCGCAGAACTCCCCCAGGCCGCGGCCGGAACGTCCCGCCCGGCCCGCGACGCACGGCACGCACCGCACGCACGGCACGTACGGCACGTACGGCACGCACCGCACGTACGGCACGCACCGCACGTACGGCACGCACGGCACGTACAGGGCGTACGGCGCTGGCCGCGCTCGCCCTGGTGTTCGCCGTGGCGGTGACGGGCTGCAGCAGCGGCTCCCCCGCACCGGGCGGCGGCGCGGGCGGGAAACCGGGGGCTTCGGCGCCGCCCGACCGGGTCGAACCGCTGGGGTCCGTACCGTCGCCCCGGCTGCCCGCCGCCGTGATCTCAGCCGACGGCCGGAAGGTGACGGTCACCGCCGTCGACCGGATCGTTCCGCTGTCGGGCTCCCTCAGCGAGATCGTCTACACCCTGGGCCTCGGGGAGCGGGTGGTGGCCCGGGACGTCACCGCCACCTTCGAGCAGGCGAAGGACCTGCCGGTGGTGACCCGCGGCCACGACGTCTCGGCCGAGAGCGTGCTCTCCCTCAAGCCCTCCCTGGTCATCGCCGACACCACGACCGGGCCCGACGAGGCGATCGACCAGATCCGGGACGCGGGTGTGCCCCTGATCACGGTCCCGACGGCGAAGTCGCTGGCCGATGTCCGTACCCGCATCGAAGCGGTCGCCGCGGCGCTCGGCGTCGAAACGGCCGGGGATGCGCTCGTCGAGCGGACCGAGAAGCGCATCGCGGCCGTGCAGAAGACCATCCCGGCACCGGCCGAGGGCAAGAAGCCCCGGGTCGCCTTCCTCTATCTGCGCGGCTCCGCCTCCGTCTATCTCCTCGGCGGCGCCGACTCGGGCGCCTCGTCGCTGCTGGAGGCGGCGGGCGCGGTCGACGCGGGCAAGGAGTCAGGTCTGGAGAAGGACTTCACCGCCATCACCAGCGAGGCCCTGGCGAAGGCGGCGCCGGACGCGATCCTGGTGATGTCGAAGGGGCTGGCGTCGGTCGACGGCGTCGACGGGCTGGTGAAGATCCCCGGCGTCGCTCAGACCCCGGCCGGAATGGACCGCCGGGTGGT
Encoded proteins:
- a CDS encoding heme/hemin ABC transporter substrate-binding protein, encoding MPQPWTTPPPRRQDGAPVPTDRRTPPGRGRNVPPGPRRTARTARTARTARTARTARTARTARTARTARTGRTALAALALVFAVAVTGCSSGSPAPGGGAGGKPGASAPPDRVEPLGSVPSPRLPAAVISADGRKVTVTAVDRIVPLSGSLSEIVYTLGLGERVVARDVTATFEQAKDLPVVTRGHDVSAESVLSLKPSLVIADTTTGPDEAIDQIRDAGVPLITVPTAKSLADVRTRIEAVAAALGVETAGDALVERTEKRIAAVQKTIPAPAEGKKPRVAFLYLRGSASVYLLGGADSGASSLLEAAGAVDAGKESGLEKDFTAITSEALAKAAPDAILVMSKGLASVDGVDGLVKIPGVAQTPAGMDRRVVSVDDGVLLNYGPRTDQVLNSLVEQLHGTPGGKGTGA
- a CDS encoding HtaA domain-containing protein yields the protein MPPYRPARAFAAALLAALLGALLPAGAARAAEGTVSGGRLDWGIKSSFQTYVTGPIANGNYRLTGGAATIGGSQFRFHSAKGSYNPETGAFEARFSGGVRFTGHRKPDGSNELELSVSRPTVRISGGRGTLHVDMVSKARTTGKVTTSTQVPFAALNLSGVNMRGGRGPVRLNNIPATLTGQGATAFAGFYTAGTPLDPISLGVDVVEPRQSAAPPKPTPETKPSATAKDTARGALRDAAVDWGVRRTFREYVTGSIAQGKWTLSGGAQDGGALFRFPSGKGTYDPKTQSLDAVFTGAVRFTGQHLDLTLTKVTAKISGGKGVLSADVANGTRTTPAVPLITFPATGFAPKNGLAALTEAPATLTAGGAQAFGNMYKAGTEMDPVSLAVAVDAGARLPALPDLGSAPAAETPSAAPSPSAAAPDAAPAASAADSSASSGVFIAVGAGVLAAASAIALYAVRRRRRVTAAPGTTTTD
- a CDS encoding HtaA domain-containing protein, with the translated sequence MSATSRRRTAIVAASATAVALGATALSLPAFAAAPETAPAAADTRTAAAAGIPLTAGTLDWGFLEDFRGYVVGSAEGTITVADGARQAANNGPFTFPDGTGSYDGATATTTTDFKGSVTFTSAKHRFRVTLSDLKYSGDRVNGAVTADVTSGDKKSEDVELAALDVAKAERSAGRTGPMLFKNIPAKLTAAGADALALPYKAGQVLDPVNLSVTLGSSPGGPGGGTSTGTSTGTSSGTSTGTSAGTSAGTSAGTSTGTTAGTGNGGATGGGSETDPGALVDGNLDWGVKASFREYVTTGFGQGKIEVSGGTKTTADGYRFPKGKGSFDAAGKTLKASFDGQVRFLGHQKPDTKEYLLDLRLSDLRVTVDGTKGVLSADVSTKDKDTGKPASYNDLGIGTLTVPAGALKEKNKVVTLGGVPVVLTADGSAKAFSGMYKPGVALDPLTVAVSLDKSGQLPGGPAGSSAGSSAGSSSGGSTGGSATGGSSTDGGATTGGGTTGGTTGGSVGGSTGGSTGDATADSTGGSLAATGAGAPTGGLLAAAAGIAAAGAGAVFLTRRRKQAQAS